A single genomic interval of Vibrio gallicus harbors:
- a CDS encoding glycine cleavage system protein R, whose translation MKTSFIVNFIGTASPSTIKQLTAITHENGGKWLISKVNFIDNQVAGVIKVEVPQENADVVKNAFTDTTTLLSQITDSDAKLHDINDIFHLRIDAGDRDGIVNQITQVLDSQGISIVDLDCQRVFLAGGGGVSSSLFTAQISLKLPAEVQINDVRHELELLSEDTRVMIEES comes from the coding sequence ATGAAAACATCATTCATCGTCAATTTCATTGGCACAGCTTCACCCTCAACGATTAAACAGCTAACAGCTATTACCCACGAAAACGGTGGTAAGTGGTTAATTAGCAAGGTTAACTTCATTGACAACCAGGTTGCTGGTGTAATAAAAGTTGAGGTGCCACAAGAAAATGCAGATGTGGTAAAAAATGCATTCACTGATACAACCACTTTGCTCTCCCAAATTACAGACAGTGATGCAAAACTGCACGATATCAACGATATTTTTCACCTTCGAATAGATGCCGGTGATCGCGATGGTATTGTGAACCAAATCACTCAAGTATTGGATAGTCAAGGCATCAGTATTGTTGATCTAGATTGTCAGCGCGTCTTTCTAGCTGGCGGTGGTGGCGTTAGCTCTAGCCTATTCACCGCACAAATTTCGCTGAAACTGCCTGCAGAAGTGCAAATAAACGATGTTCGACATGAGCTTGAGTTACTCAGCGAAGATACGCGAGTAATGATTGAAGAGTCGTAG